GATGTGTACAGTATTACACATTATATAAATAAGAACAGTCAAATAACATTAGAACTACAGACTGGACCTCCCTGAGGAAATGTAGTGAAAGAAACGTAGGTGAAGTCTAGTGAATTAGAGTGCTACAACCATGTTCACCGTCACAGCATGCTTTTGTGTTACCACTTTGGGTAAAACAATGGCATGACGAAATTAAAGGTCAAGGGAGCACGTGATTGGATGACTGACCAGTTGTCTTCCTGGATGCGGGGAAGTTGTGAGAAATGGTCTAAGGCCTGCCAATATGGGGGGCCATGTAGGGCCTTGGTCTGAGGGATGGGAGTCGGGGGGAGTCAATGAGAGCCAACTTCCTTTTCATAGAATAGTACCAGGAAACAGAGACAGGAAAAAGGAAGTCGAGACAGGAAACTGCACCCATTGTCCTAGCACAACACAGTTGCTGTGGCAACCCCATGGGGTACAGTGCTACAGCCTAGGGGGAGTGACTTCAATTTATTCAGTAATCTTTCCAACTATACTGGGAACAGTCTCCGACTGTTGCTGTGTCCGCTCACCTGTTATCATCTGCTGGGCATCATACGGCTCCATGTAGCCATcgttctcgccctctctctctgccactctctgcTCCCTGGTCTTCTGGGCGTCAAAGGGATCTGCATAATCCTCCAGTATGATCACCTGAGACCAACAAAACGTGATTATGGTTGATGACTGGTATTCACTGCTTTAAAAGATATGAGGTTGTCAGTAATTGAAGGACAGTTGAGTTAGCCAAAATCAGTGATTGGTTAAGTGACCGGGCAGTTGCATGATGCTGTGCTTTTCCACAGACACTGAGAGTATAACAATACCTTCTTCAAAGTAATTGATTAACCGGCAGTTCTCCTGTTACCGGTCCCTTTACAAGGGCTCCAGCTTTGTACTAAAGCCATTGTCTTCATTATTGCTTCTCTTTGTCATTACTAACACCTCTCTGCTAAGTGCTGCCAGATCTTCTGAGGCATTCACGCTTGACTGTAAAGACGTATCACTGTCATAAACGTTGTCGTTTATCTCCATGCCAGAAGACAATCTTTACAGTGATTCTTTACAtcttctcatttctctctctctccactttttGTTTTCTTGCCAACTAAACTATTGAAAGGCCCTCTAATGCTAAAGACGGCCTTGAATCATTTCCCCTGGATGCTAAACACATGCATCTGAgtgatacacacaacacacacctgggtcCTCTAAAAGCTGAAAcccttcaatgtttttgcaacagACTGCCACTGCCAACAACAGGTGAACACAGGCCTGTAAACAAGCCATAGAAACATAATACTCTCAACTCTCTATTTCACCTGCTTTCTTTTATATGGCTTTCTTCACACCATATTGCTACGTCGTCTCACtgacttttctctttcttttttttcaaagtGGTGCCAGAGGGGACTTGGGTTTGCGCCCAAGTCTCCGATGACACAATGCTTTTTATAACATGATAGCCCTCACCGGGGGTTGAATGCCAGtaaagagggggatgaggtggagaggtgagaggggaggaacacTGGGCCAGGAAAGATAGGGGAGGGAGTTTAGGATTTATATAGGTTAGTCCAGCCATACATTGGCTTTAtattcatgggggggggggagattagagaggaaaggaaagaaagatagagacagacagggaggagtgAACACAATGGGAaccagagacaaagaggagagagagctgaaaaAAATATCAACTTTCAGGGCTTTCAACGTTAATTTActtttcagtgtcaacaatATTGATGACACTACATTCTATTTCTGGGCAGAATACAATTTTACTAGAAACTTACTTATCAGGGCAAAGCATGAAAGTAGCCTTCAAGCAAAACATAGCTTCTACAGATTTCTTCTTCACTCAGGTTTGAGGGTTGGAAGTTTTACAGAGGGAGGACTTAGTCATATTAACCTACAGGTATGAGGTAAATACACCAGGCAACATAATGTTTAGCTGTGTTGTTCACTGACCATTGACCAATTCATCCGCATATTGCGGATGAAGACATAAGACATAACCAATACAAAGCGTGAGAATAAATAGATTAGCATTTCCCAACTTCTTACCGTCTCTGCTTTGCACTGGGTctgtcctttctctgtctcagatATCACTTGACAGGTGGTACCATTGTTGAAGTTTGGACTCTTGTCCTGTTTGTCTACTTTTATCAGGCGACTGATGTAGGCATTAGCAGAACTtgcacttttgggccggtgtTCCTCAAACACCATCTCGGCTTTGGAATTTTTTCGACTCTTCCCTGGAATAAGACTATCCCAAACTTTGCCGTCTTTTATCGAACCTGGTGTGCCATTTCTTCCCAATTCAATGGCAGAATTTTTTCGATTTCTTCCAGACAATAAAGAGCCAACTCCACTTCCTCCACCGCCGTTATCTGTGCCCGAGTTTTTGCGCAGACTACCTTTTGAGCTAGTTGCCTTGGTGCCAGCTACCAGCCCCGCTTTGGTTCGTGACTGGGACCCTGATTCAGAGGCAGAGCGGATCCTGTCGGTACCGTTCTTCAAATTGATGGGAAAGTCTTTGAACCACTTTGCCATTGTAACTATTGTAGAAAGCCGAAAACCTATTTGCTTCAACACCTTTTAGCGCCATGCAGGGAGACCCCAGAGACGCACCTTTAGAAATATTCTTACACAATAGACTTCCGTTGCTTAGGCTATAATACTAAAGGTTTCTCAGGTTCTTTGTGATCTATGTAGGCTACAAGGATTCTTTGGTTATTTTCCATCCGGAGAAAGATTTCATTATACTACTAAATTGTTGTCAAAATATAAACAAAAATATTTGCATTTGATGGAAATGTCATCATCATGTTAATTTAGGCTATTCGATCTGTTTCTTTAAATTATGTATCTAAAAAAGGGCATTATATGAATACCCTACCTGTGACAATTTATGGTCAGAAATTCTAAACAAATCAAATTAGGCCTATTTACAAAAACATTAGGCTAAATGACTGCCGAGACAGTTGGACGAAAAAGAAAAATCCCTACTTTATCCCATTTGTGATTTCCTTTGGACAGTTCCCTTTTCCATTCAGCAGATTAATTAttctctttggataaaaatgTGTCTTCGGATTGGGAAGACTCGAAATAATAGAAAGTTGGTCTTGGTTCTTAGAGGTCCCATTCCCAGTGTCCAATCCGTGGGCTACAGTGTGTCTCAGTGATCTCTCAGAAATAGAGCGACTGAGAAACAAAGGTGGGGGGATTCATTTATAGGGGGCGGTGATTTTGGGGGTCTGCTCTTTACTAAAGTCTGTGGCTAAAGATGGTCTTTTGGAAACTATTTAACGATTCATACTGACACTTTAAAGAGTCtatcaattaattaattaatccatcatatttattataattgtattcaatttattttatttgtttctttCATCAGTAGGCTATAGGTCATTTAAAACGTGGGTAATTAAATTTCTAGTACCGAAAATGACAATATTTATGTTAAATCATGCATTTTccatatctttttttttaatatatgaaAGGAGATTTGCTGCGGGTGGCAGCGTTTGAAAGTAGTCGGTTCTAAAATAGACTACTCCACGACCAGCGGAAAAGGTATGACTGTTGaaatgcaaaagaaaaaaacgaagTACAGTGGAGATTTAAGCTTTAAATTCTTAcaatttaatcaaaatatgtatTATTTTAGGACTAACCTTGAATCCGTTTGCATATCATTGAAGCAGGCAATACACAAGTTAAATTTATATTTATGACACCCCCATAGTTCTTACAAATTGCAAACGTCCCTGGTTCGCGTTTCTTCATTGCTGATGTGCAATTCGAATCACTAAATTGAATTGAGTCCTTCTAACTATCAGTAGTTCACACGACTGGGAAATACAATTCAGCTCATTCGGTTCACTAAAAAGATTTGACTGCGAATCATTTGAAGAATGCACTTCACTTGCTACACTACTGCCTGTCCCTCTTTGTCCAGCGGCGACAGTAGGCCGTGATTAATATGACAAAATTAGCGTATCTATACGAATTATAATTGTATGCTGTATTGCAACTAAAGGGTTGTACTGTGCGAGGACTGGTTTATCGACAATGACACACCGGAGGGCCCCAATTTAACGGACAACAGAGCAAGCAACGGATAAAGGGTATAGTTGCCTCCagagagctagctagcatgctagctagtgatagctagctagcaacgtTTCACAATACCAATTATTTTTCTGTCATTTACTAACTAGTCACAAAAGAGACGAATCAAGTCTACTGACCAAAGTTTACTAAGGTTTATGAGCTAATTAACTATTTGTTGCTCGCTGACTACCCATTTGCATGCTGCAGGTTTAGGTATCtaattagttagctagctaacctgcTACTCAAGTCTAGCTTGTGTGGGTAACGTGGCTAGCGTAGGCTACACATCTGTAAGTGATCATTtttagagggaggagggggagtgcaACTTGCATGCACACTGGCAAACACAACGTAGCCAACAAGCGAGTTATCTAGCCCGTGACCAGTTTCATTCAGCACTCTAGTTGTGTGTCACCCGGGCATAGCTCGGTGTTCAAGTTGCAAGATGAACAGGCTTGTTGATCACCAAACCCCGGCGTGACAGTCAGCGTGGCGAAAGGTTGGTAGCTAGCCAGCTACCCACCCTGCCGATACCCAATAATTCTGCAAGGGCTCATAGCACATACCACGTTGATTCCTCATCCGAaccctgttctttgactccgtCTGGTGACACAGCCCGGCTACAAATTCTCCAGACTGTGCCggtccatttaaaaaaaattcttgCATATGAACGGTGACATGGCACCGCACCGACAGTCATATTAATGGCTGCCGAATCGGGGAGACTACTGGCGGGACAAGGTCAAGGAAAACGAGGCAAAGGTAGGCACTAGTTCGTCTCCGTGTCAGATCTGAACTAGCAGTCATAGCTACGTTGGCTCCTCAATCTCATCCTTTCCCCACGTGTGTAAACTTCACGACTGTCTGTCCCCGTGCCAACACTTGTATGTCTTTTTGAATACCCCTGGGTTTATCTGGGGGTTTATGTCTTTTTTGCTCTAAATTCGGCTCTTAAAGTTTTCACTAGTCCAATTTTCAAGGCTCTCTTGCCTGGTCTGGTCTATAATGTTGTACTTCCATCAGACTTGAACAACGGTTATGGGAATTCGGCGTTTAATTCTAAATGTCAGTCTCTTGCCAGTTCGAAAAACTAATCCCATGCCCTATATTTTCTACCACTAAACCTTTAACAAAGCCCATAACCTGTCCGATTTGTGTCAGTCATTTAATATTTCCATTTAATTATTCTCTCTAATTTAGCCATTTTCCCGTTTGCAGGTTCACAAATGAAAAGcccagagaaaaaaaagagaaaaaccaACACTCAGGTAAAGGCTGCCTTGAGCAACCTGGACACATTCCTACATAATGTAAAGATGTTTGACGAGGACTATCAGTTGAAACAGTTGCAAACCTGTGTCTTCCTGTACTAGCCTCACTGTCCCTAAGGCACATATCTACACTTTAAAACAAGCACTCTACTACATTATGAGATGTGCTGTTTCTTatgctttctctttttcccctctttcAGGGGGCAGCATTCTCCCACCTCTCTGAGTTTGCGCCCCCACCTACCCCTATGGTAGACCACTTAGTGGCGTCCAACCCATTTGACGATGACTTTGGCCCTCCATCAAGaccaggaggtgggggtggtccAGGAGGAGGTCCGTTCCTTCCCAGCCCAGGggcaggtggtggaggtgggtatggaggtggagggagaatgGGTGGAGGCATGGGCTTCATGGGAGGCCCTGGAGGACCAGGAGGCGGGCAGCCCGGACGCAGACCACCCTTTGGCCCTCCGCCACCCAATGCTGGACCACACCACCAGTTGGGCTTTGGAGGTATGCCTGGCTTTGGTGGaccagggggtggaggaggtgggggcggaggagggttCCCCCCAGGGGGTCCGGCACAGTTCAACATGCCCCCCAACTTCAGTCCGCCCATGCACCCTGGACCAGGGTTCAACCCCATGCTATCCCCTGGAGGTATGGGGGGGCCTGGTCCCGGAGGAGGTGGACCACCACACCCCCGTTTTGGAATGCCCCCTCAGCAACAGCATGGGCAGGGAGGGCATCCCTTCAACAGCCCCCCCTTGCCTGGTGGTGGAGGCCCCAGGGGACCCCCTCATGGGCCCATGAATCCCATGGGGGGGATGTCTGGTGGAATGAACATGATGGGCGGCATGGGGGTTGGCCCTGGTGGAAACATGGTGGGAGGGCTCCCGGGGTTACCTCCTCAAGGACAGTTTCCTCCTTCGCAAGATGGGCCTTACCCTGGCCCCAGTCCCCCAGGGAACGAGGAGGGAAAGAATTTTGGTGGTGGACCCCAGCCCGGgcctccccagcagcagcagcctaaCATGAATCCCAACGCCCCCCCTTCTAACAACAACTCTGGACCCCCCCCTAACTCTGGCCCTCCCCAGCCCGGTTTCCCTGGCCACCCAGACGTCCAGCAGCCCAACCCCAACACCCCTGGCCAGCCGTCTTCAGCTCCGCCCCAGCCCAACCCCAACTCCTCACCTACGGGCCCACTGAATGGCTCCCAACCCCAGCAACCACCACCCAATCAGCTCCAGCCACCGAACTCTGCCAACAACTccaacaaccaatcacagcaaCAGCCTACTCCTCCCAACTCTGTTCCAGGCTCTGCCCCCTACAACCAGCAGAACAACACTCCAGGTGGAGGCCCAATGTCCAATCCCCCCCCCAACTCTACCCAGAACAACATGACAAACAACAGTGGGGGGAATACTCCAGGTAgcaacccaaaccctccctccaactccacctccaccccgaaCACCCAGTCCCCATTGCCCCCCGGCCCCGCTGCCCCCTCCATTGGCCCAGGCTCTGGCCCTGGAAAGCTGGGTGGCTCAGGGATGGTGTTCCCTTGCGGCTTTTGCTTGTCGGAGGTGCATGACGATCAGGATGCCATCTTATGTGAGGCGTCATGCCAGCGTTGGTTCCACCGCGACTGTACGGGTCTGACGGAGCCGGCGTATGGGTTGCTGACCCGGGAAAGTGCCGCCGTCTGGGCTTGTGACTTCTGTCTCAAGACCAAGGAGATCCAGGCTGTGTATGTCCGCCAGGGCCTCGGCCAGTTAGTTGCAGCTAATGAAGGCTGAGGAACAGAGGGTGAGGTGGGATAGGGCACCAGAGAGGGGGATGCAATGCAATGGAAGGGAAGAGACATTTACTTCTACCAATGCTATGGAAGGGAAGAGACATTTACTTCTACCAACCAACTGCTTACTGGACTTTCTCACTGTACTCACACAGTACACTCTCATGCTAATGTATAGCACTTTTAGTGACTCCTTTGGACTGAACGACCACCTCCTCCCTGTTTTGAGTTAATCGTGTAACTGATGTCCACTCCTGGATCCTAATTTAGACATTGTGTCTGCCGACCAGCAAAGCACTGACATcaacacactacctcacacacttATCTGACAGCACAGCGACCACGCACTGACTGGAACATGACTGACTTGACTGACTTGAATAACTCACGTAAGGAGAATGTGTGATCACCACaaccaactacacacacacacacacacacacacacacacacacacacacacacacacacatacactcctctGAAACCGGTTCTGGCCCATTCTGATCTGTTGAATCCAAAGGAGACCCATGATATCCCCACCACCTCTTTGTGTACCAGACTTGTCTCTCACCTCCCACATCCCTGAGAGAAGAATATCACCACAAGGATATGTGTAAATAAATATTCAGCCTGAACATTCGCCCAAAACATGCCTCCGTCCATTGTGGAATGCTGGAGAATTTAAaccaatgaacagaatgaaatggaaCTATCTTTtgagtctttggttttgttgataGACTTAATGGTTTTATACATTGATTCAACTGTTTTTATATCTCTTCGCTGTACACAGAAATTGTGATATCAGTGCTTTTGGATGGTGTTGGCATAGCAAGTAGTTACATGTCATATCGGATGTGTGTAGTCTTTGGGGTTGCATGTGAATCAATGCAGTAAACATGTCCgatctgtttttgtttttatttggtcTCTGTTAGAGGCCTTGAAGTAGACCAAATAACTGAACGAAAATAATATCAATTTTCATATTTCTGTCATGGCAGATGTTTgtaacttcttttttttttttttcttttcttttttttttttttttctgtccaaGTTGCCTTTTCTCAGCCGTTCCTTTGTTTTGTACGGTATTTGTGCTGTTAAATGTGCTCTACATCGCCCTCTAATGGAATATGGAGGGACCATTCCCACACGGGGTGGGGAAAGGGGAAGGTACTGAACTCTGAAGTAAAGAGAATTTTTTGTACTGTTCCTTGTCCGTTTTTATTTGTTGCTTATTGTGGTATTAAAATCGGGTACTGTAAACCCACTAACCTATTTTGTGTTGTCATAAAAATGATTATTAGTCGCGACGCGTTATAATTACAGTTACACTTAGTGTTCTACATTGACACATTAATGTCACAGTTAATAAAATACGCACAGTCCGACATGATTTGGTTAACATAAGAACACTTTTAAAGGATCACTTAAGCTATTCTTCCCCAATGACTAGTGAAGTAGCCCACAGTAGGTCCAATGCGACTAGCAGGTATGATGAAGAAAACCATGGGTCTGGAAATTCGTTtgcacccttcccccccccaaaaaacaacaaaaactgtCAACCATATTCATATGTGATTTTGACAGAAAATATGGCTCTGCATAATTTTGGGAGCGCCAGGGAAAAGCGCTCGACTGGTATTGACTAGCGTACTACAGCTAGTAGGCGCCGCCTTTCAAGGTGTCCTCAGCCAATAGCGTAAGTAAGGCGAAACAATTATTATCTGACGTACTAGCAACAGGTTGCTCTAGCAGCAGTAGAAATTAGTCTGCCCAAAGGGAATTGTGAGTCGTCTTTTTTATTCAACTATTCCAAACGTATCACGGGAAAATCAAAGGGGCTCAAGACAAGACAGCTTTCTAAAATATCTCATCGACGGAGTTGGACTCGTTTTTAGAAGGTACAGTCCGTTTGTATTTGCACAGCTGTGTAGCCTATCGGCTCACTGTTTGCTGTACTCAGTGAAGTAGAGGAGGATGTGTTATGTAGAGAAATATTGAATCGGGTGATTTTTGCTGATCGCGCATGTTTTGGGATAAGCAGGGGACACCTGTGGCTTTGTGGTGCGTTGGCAGCCTCTTCACTACACTCAGCATTCCCTGATCACAACAATAACCTGAATCCAGATGGTAGAACGATAGGTTAGTGTGGGTAATTTAGTCTAATGCGCATTCCAGTGTAGATGGGAACACAACCTCTGTGACAGTAAAATAACGTCGCAAACATTACATGTTCTGATGTATGACATACTGATCCTATTCTGTTTTTCCTGTGCGATGACAACAACTCGTGGTTCTCAAGCCACATAAACACCCCGGTTTCGGCTTAACCGATACCGACTGACCGGCTGGGTGGGTGTGACGCAATTAATTCATGAGGTCGGGTGTCAGCTAGTTACCTGTCTTAGCTAGTGTAGGCTATCTGAGCGATATTAAACAATCAGTTTCTACCATTGTGGGTTAAATGAAATTTAGGCTATAGGCTATCCCAAGTCTTGGACAATCTGGATACAGTTGACCAAACCTACTTTACCGTGCCTAAATATTGATGTGTCCGCGTGCATTTACAGTCAGTAGTCTGACAGCTATGCCTTGGGGCACACATATTTTATTATTACAGTAAAACTATGGGGAAACAGATCCTCTGATGATAAACTACCCCCTTATTGCTGTTTTGCATATGACCTACGACTCCAccctaccccccctcacacacctacactcaaCAATGACAACATAACCCTAAGACAGATGGATTGACAGACACCCTTCCTAAACAAATGTAAGTGTCGCTGTGTTAGGTTGTCATTCTGAGGTGGGTCAAACCTTGTTTGTGAAAGCATTCGTTTTAATAACAGATATTCATATGTTTCAGACATCTTGTAGGGTGGTGAGAGTTAGAGTTAGAGGGgcatgagaagagaaggatgatgACATGCAGTCCTGTTTGGTGGCATTCCTCTGTCTGTTGACACAGTAACTCCTTGTGACAGGAGCGCTTTGtttgagagcaagagagagtaaTATATGCAACATGGGATTGGATGCTGTTATGTGTGAGACTGGGTTTATGATTTTG
Above is a window of Osmerus mordax isolate fOsmMor3 chromosome 18, fOsmMor3.pri, whole genome shotgun sequence DNA encoding:
- the pygo2 gene encoding pygopus homolog 2 codes for the protein MAAESGRLLAGQGQGKRGKGSQMKSPEKKKRKTNTQGAAFSHLSEFAPPPTPMVDHLVASNPFDDDFGPPSRPGGGGGPGGGPFLPSPGAGGGGGYGGGGRMGGGMGFMGGPGGPGGGQPGRRPPFGPPPPNAGPHHQLGFGGMPGFGGPGGGGGGGGGGFPPGGPAQFNMPPNFSPPMHPGPGFNPMLSPGGMGGPGPGGGGPPHPRFGMPPQQQHGQGGHPFNSPPLPGGGGPRGPPHGPMNPMGGMSGGMNMMGGMGVGPGGNMVGGLPGLPPQGQFPPSQDGPYPGPSPPGNEEGKNFGGGPQPGPPQQQQPNMNPNAPPSNNNSGPPPNSGPPQPGFPGHPDVQQPNPNTPGQPSSAPPQPNPNSSPTGPLNGSQPQQPPPNQLQPPNSANNSNNQSQQQPTPPNSVPGSAPYNQQNNTPGGGPMSNPPPNSTQNNMTNNSGGNTPGSNPNPPSNSTSTPNTQSPLPPGPAAPSIGPGSGPGKLGGSGMVFPCGFCLSEVHDDQDAILCEASCQRWFHRDCTGLTEPAYGLLTRESAAVWACDFCLKTKEIQAVYVRQGLGQLVAANEG